A stretch of DNA from Telopea speciosissima isolate NSW1024214 ecotype Mountain lineage chromosome 5, Tspe_v1, whole genome shotgun sequence:
TTTTTTCCTCTTGTTATCCCAACCTGAGGTCTGGACCCAAAAGCGATCCCAGTTGATGGagatatcttcttcttctttagagATTGCCAAGAAGGAAACGAAGAGGTAGACAAGCAAGTGAGTTTATGGGTTTTGCAGGGAGAGCGATAAATGGATAAGCGGCCTTGGTAGCGTAGAGGGTTGAAGGAGAGGTGAGGCAGCCGTTTGCCATTGACAATGGCTTGAATAGGTGCGCAGAAGAGGAAGACATGGCGgagagaggaaggagggagAGCGAGGAGGAGATAAGGGGTAgaaaagagagggggagagcgagaaagagaaacagagaaggtGGACTCGCGTGGATTCGTTGCTGAATTTACCCCAAGGGGTGAATTCTATTGGATTCTCAATATAGCCTTAAATGTGGACTCCTGTGGATCTACGGATTCCAACACGGAGCCGTGTTCCGAGAAACCAAACAcgaaaaaaaatacagaatctGGGTTCGACGGGATCTGACTCGTCTGACTCCTTCAACCAAACACGTACTAAGGTGGCTTGTAGTGGATCTATAGCAGCCAGagttatctttatttattttgtttatccTCTTCTTTTAACATCAACTTCAACTATCcccatcatcttcaacctctcaTCAAACAGCCTAACTCAACTCAACCTAAGAACCTACAGCCTTGAACCCTAACTCTTGAGCCGTGGTTAAGTGACTGTTCACATTCCTTAGCTTGCAGCCCTTCTTTAAATCCAAAACTGTTTCCCCTCAATCCCTAAGCCTCCATCACCATTTCAACCATAATCTTACCTCCATACAAATCCCCAAAGGTCCTAAATCTAAAACTGTTTCCCCTCAATCCCCTAAGCCTACATCACCATTCTAACCTTAATCTTACCTCCATACAAGTCCCCAAAGATCCTACACAACCTGATTTCAATCTGGTTGTCCTCCAGAATTGACCCTGAAGTGCAGATCCCTTAGGATCCGCCACCAAAAATATTAACATAAAGAGTAAAAATGGCAGCACGATACATATCTATTTGCCTGTTTCAGCTTCAGGACTGGTATTCAGCTCATGAGTTGACATTTCTGGCGGTGGAAATGGTTCCATGTGTTGACTGCTCACCATCGCTGTATTTTGCATTGTTTGGTACCAAAATCCCTTACCCCTGGAGATTGTAtttttgtcccttttttttttttttttttttttttttagagttaAGAATTTTCTTAGTGTAAGAAGAGTAAAAGCCTCTCGGAGTTTGATGAAACTACAGAAAAAAGGATCTCCAGAGTCTTCTAATGTCCAACACCCACTGTCTCCAAATTCTTTACAGATTTTAATGTCCAAAACCTTATGATTTCTCTCTCCAGATTCTCCATATGATGGCAGCATGAATAAGAGCTCATTATATCCTACCCTTCTAAATGGAACACTATTCCATCGATTTATATTCCTATTAAGATCTTCTTGACCTTGCAGACATTATTATCTTGAAACCAGTAGCTCCTCCCTTTCATGATAATACAGACGTtggaataatcaataaccaaaATTTTGCATTTCTCAAGCAGCATGGAGGTGTCTATTCATAAAGAATTAGTATAAGAGGCATATGTGAGTCGCTGACCATTGGAATAGTGAACCTTCttcctgttcttttttttaaattataaaaaaatttgaaatttcaacAACTGTTATTCagcttcccccctcccctctctagTTGCAATCCCCAATAGAATATAGGGGTTTTGCAGCTGACGTAGATGGGTACTACGCACATGGCCAACCCAGACCAAAGTTAGCTGTCAGATGTACTTTTTGTGCTGTAGTGGAGTAGTGAACCAGTGGAGTAATTCCTTTCAGCAAACCTTTGAGCTCTGAGGATACCAGTAGAGAAATTCAATAGAAAATATGGAGAACATAGAATAGAAAATGGAAAGTAATAACTAGATGAGCATCAAGTTCAAGTAGGTTAGTGCAGAACTGATAGACTACAACTCAAAAACAACTTGTGGGCAGAAAATTGCATTGAGAAATCATATTAGAATTTAGAATCCATGGAAAATAGCAACGTATATGGCTTAGGACATCCCCCCTATAATTTGTTGGCTGTACATGATTCAAAAAATAGAAGCTGAGATTCTCCTATTCCTGAACCAACTAAAATACCCCAAAGAGCAAGTAACTAAGACTTTGACCTAGactcaagaaaaaataaagacaacTGTTTGTGTTGTCACAACCTAAATAACCTGCATTTTAACCCAGTTTTATTAAATTTCTAGTTAGAAACTTCCAAGAACAATTTCAGAAATTCGAAGTATATATCATGGGCTGGCACATagtctatgattttttattttcttaatttttttgttacAATTCTTAGACACTAAGTgctgcaacaacaacaactaagtTAGACAGTAAGTGCTGTGGGTTACAAAAATATCCCCAGCATAATCCTTAActgattttaattttacttcAAGCTACAATACATCAAATCTATGATTATGCTATGCAAAAATGATGTGGTATCATTTCTTTAGACTGGACCAAATCCGATAAAAGACCCAGACCAAGAACCAGATTCAGATCTGGTTGGGTCTGGTAGTATATTTAGGATTTGTTTATTTGTATTGAGATAAtctttgtaatcttttatttgaatAGGTCATATAGGAGATTGGATTGTGTTTTCCAGTTTCCTTATTCGAGTAATTTCCTTATTAAGTTAGTTTCCTAGTGTTTAGCTTTCTTTTTAGatgtaatttcttttcttttatatatgcTTGTGATCCCCATCGTGGAAGTAGAATTGAGGAATGGAAGAATAAATTTTGTTTGGTAGTAGCCTGTGTGGCTTAGGGCAGCTTGGTTGTCGTCCTTTCCCCCTTGATGCTGGAGCAGTTCTTTGGACCTGGCCGAAGCTGTTTGAGAGTTCCAACTGAGAACCGGGCCAGAATTGGGATTCGGGTTTAGTAGGAGAGTAGTAGTTTATTTTTTTAGCATTATTTTGTTGTCATTAAATCATTGTTAGCGTGTCATGGGTACTGGGTAGAGAATGGAGTTTGTTTCAAACTCTACCACAGTTTTAGAGTTTGAATAGGAGtgttggttttctttttcttatatatttgtACTCAACAACTGGAAAACAGATTTGATAATGGAATGAAATTGAGTTTTGTTCAAGTGCCTGTGTGGCCTGTGCGatctccctcctctctctctctctctcctcctttgtGAGATTCTTCCTCCTCCCTTGTTGCTCTTGGTCTCTttctcttcaattcttcttctcctcattacTTTTGTTCCTCTTTATTCCTACCCTGCCCAGCGTTACCCATTGCCCTTCATCACCAACCATCGAACCTTTCCTTtatcctttctctctttctaagaCTTGGGAAGAACTCTCCTTTGGGTGATTCTTCTTGCAAAAACCTAGACTGAAAACCCTACTGGAATAGGAGTTCTGATCTGAAACTCAACttgttcttcctcctctccgCCAAGGTCGGTTTCAGGTAAGCCTGGTGTTTTCTTTAATGGTTGCCTAGGCTTACTGACCATTGAATTTGATAGGATCGGTAGTAGTGATTCCCCTCCCAAAACCCCAATTCAGTTTTATTTCTTTGTGAGAAGGAACTCACCTTTGAACTAGTCCCTGTTTACCACATCTTGTGTTGGCTTGGAGTTTGTAGACCAGTACCTTTTCTCCTTTCCCCATCGATttggttctttattttatttctaccCCTTCCCTCTTTCCCTTATTCTCATGTCCCTTATTTTAACTTTCCTTTAATTTAGAATTCCCTTTCTTATCCTTTTTTCATTGCCCTCCTAAGTTACCTTTATGATTCTGTTTAAATTACCAAAGTGCCACCCCCTTGTAaacttggagttttttttttttttttttggggggggggggggtgggggttctactgagattaaaaaaatagtaaatattCCCTTGTAAACTTGGAGTTATTGATGGGATTTCTATTATTCTCCTACTATTGGATATTGTAcatttgggtgggcccatagcaaaccctaatagggttctgTGACCCTAGTTTCACATCACCCTTCCTGCGATTCTGACCCCTTCCTCCCCTCAAGGTCAGTTCTCCCTCACAGTCTTCTTAATCcttctctgttcttctttctatgTTTCTATTGCTCTTGTTTATTTCATCTACCTGGGAATACCCTGTTCTAACAGGAATTCTGCAGCCACCACAACGTGGAGGTAATCTCCCTAACACTTTGATTGTAGAGTTTTAGGTTGGATACTAACTGAGATAAAATCTCTACTTCAGATCTTGAATCTGGTCCCTGTTTTGCCGCCAAACCTTGGTTGCTTGGCTTGATTCCGGATGTCCTTGAGAGGGTTGGAGGTTGCAATATTGACCCCAAGTCCATCATTGATTTGGAGGGGCTTTTGTTAGCATAAACGTTTCTCTTCTACAGTTCTGTTGGTTTCTTCTTCCAATcatgaggaggaagaaagggtCTCTTTGTTTAATCTATAACCAAGTCCGATTACTTTAATACCCTCCTtgattgaaattttgttttgtcCTTATTCTATCTATTCCTATCTCTATTCATTAATTCttaattcctcctttgtccatCCCTCTAATTACCAATCTCCCTTTAAAATACTGCCTATGTACAGTCCTGCCACTCCCCCTTGTAAACTGAGGAATATTTACAGAAGTGCCATTATTCATCAACTTTTGACTACTGTGCATTTGGGTGGGGCTGTAGTGAATACAAACAGTGTTTTCGAACCCTGGGACCTGcataaaaaaattctgaaaattcaTCTTCACCATGAGCTCTTAGATTTTCCGACATTGGTTTTGTTCCTCCagaatatattttaaaaaaaaagaaaaaagagaagaaatcgcTGGATTGTAATGTCCAGGATTACAGTCTCTTTCTTTGAGCTTCTCTTATATGGTGTAACATACTTGGATTTTCCACTAGACAATGGAATTCAGACTGATAGGAGTATTGAACCTTGATGTTCTTGCATCATGCCATCATAATCTCCTGAAATTACTGTTATGAGCTTGTAGAATTATAAAACAAAGCTGGACTTCAAATAGTGTGGAGGGGAGACTGCACCATATTAttccaaagatgattctgtggAGGTAAATTAAATTTAGAGGTGAAATACCCTTTCTCTCCCAAGAGAATAGTTAGCATTTAGGGTTCATGGATGGGAAACAGTGGAAGGCTTGAGATGTGACCAGGACCAGCAGTTCCACCAAGTTTGTGGAGAGAATGATGGAAGCCGACAAACAATAGATGTAGCTCTAACCAAGAAATGTACCCAACACACCAACTTTGGCTTGAACTGCAGAACATGATCTTAGTGGATGTTTCATTCCTTCAATTCACAACTGTAGTACTGAAAGAAATTATGAGTCGGCGTTgggtccaaaatcaagattCTATTGTGGTTTTGTCAAAGGCTTTAAGCAGCTCATAATGCATTAAGCATGTTAGGCAAACGTTTCACCGTTATGTATTTTTAGTACTTGTCCTATGATACTATTGGTACAATTTGTCTTGTTTACCTAACAGAATCCTCGAATCTAAAGTCATGTGGTATCAAATCACCTGATAATTTGTCTGTGTCATGAGACTGATAGAACATGTTTTGACCATTGTCATACTAATCCGTTGTAATCTAGTCCGGACAGGATATCTGGGTCTGACCCAGATGACCCGGGTTCAAATCCCGGCGACGGAATTTTCAATGGATCTGTGTTGACCTTGATTCAGTGTGTATTCTTTTTGAGTGTCTGCTAGATTGGAGTTAACTGAACAACATTTTAAACTTACTGAACCGGGGTTATAAAACTCAGTTTTGCATAGTCTGGATTTGACCTAATCCAGATCAATAGCAGCCTAGGACGATCCGATCTGGGACAGTGCAGGATCGTGTTCcataatatatatatctaattaaaaaaaaatctgtctGGGTTGGCCAATCCTTGGTCTGGATTGTCTGATCCAGAGCGATTTAGATTGATATCACCCAGGACCGATCTGGACTACGGCACCAAGTTCTAAATCTTTTTTTCTGAATACAGTTCTGCTTACTGTTGCTAACCTTGAAACTTTCCTTATAGTAGGCATGGATaaagtttgtttttctttctactaATTGTAATGATATTGTTCTGATATCACAGAGGTGGGCCATTATAAGAAAGCGCCAGGCCAACTCAAACTTGGGAGTGGTTAGCAACTCAGGTTCACAACTTTCTGAGGCACAGCTGGCAGCCCGTCGAGCAGTTTCCTTAGCTCTTAATATGCCAATGATGGATGGCTTATCAACGGCATGTTCAGTTGGTACTGATGATTTTCTTCTGCATGCTCTATGTTGAGAATTATAGCATTACTATGGACTTTCTGTTGCATTGCTTTCACTGATTAAATTTTCTTTCAACTCATTGGTCCATACAATGTGGCCTACCATTGGTATAATCTGAACTACCAATTAGGCAATCTGGATTTCTCATATTCATTTAAAAAGATCTGGACTATTCCCTTTGTGGGGACCTCTTTATGGGGCTGTAGGCAATACAATTACCAACTGAAGAACCTTAAAACTTGTGGGTTGGAAGGTTACCATTGTCTGACCTGTGTCATTTGCACAAGAAGACGGCCTTCGAATTTGATAATCTGGATTGAGACATCAGTTGCCATAGGCATCTTTTGAAATCTTTTTGTCCTCATGTCAGAGAAACAAAAATCTacccttcccccccccttttttttctttgaataaAGTGCTGCTAGAGTTTCTAAATACTTGGATGTTTTAGATTGGCCAAATTAGTGGAAATGTCAAATTTGTGAATTTGATTCTATTCAAGTTGGATGGCTTATATTTACTTTCCAGCTCACTTGTATTTAGTTTACTGGATTCGACATTGATCAAGCTTTATTTGATATGGGAACAGCTGCAATGAATTCCAACCCTCCATCCAGTTCCTCTTTGCCTCCTGCTTCAGCTGAAGCTTCTCCTGCTTCTAATACGCCCATGGAAGCCACCACAAAATCTGCAATTGGTAGTAACTCTTCTCAGGCACAACAGTCTCAACAGCCACCCCATCAGATAGCTGGATCACTTCAGACAGGGGCATCAAATTCCACACCAAGATCTCGAGTATCTTTGAAGAAAACATCAACTCCTCCAGTTAAGCCTGCTTTAGGTCCAAATCCTATGGTACAAGCTGCTGCAGTCGCTGCTGGAGCCCGGATAGCCACCCCTTCAACCGCTGCATCATTGCTCAAAGCTGCTCAGTCAAAAAATGCAGTTCACATCAGGCCTGGAGGGAATTCCTTAATCAAAACATCAGTGGCAAGTGGTACAAAACCATTGACCACTAGTCATGCTGGGCCTCGTCCTAATGTACACTATATTAGGACAGCTACTGCACCATCACAGCCAGCTAACCATAATGGTGTGTCACCAGCTGTCCCTCCTCTTGGCAGCAGTCAACAAACAAATGGTAATTCTGTTAGACCAGCCACCCCAACAGGTCAGCTTCCTCCAGCTAGTGCTGCCCCATCATCGAATTTGGCAGCACATCAGACGACGACAACATCTGCTGTGGGGGTCACTTCCAGTGTTACTGTTGAATGCAAAAGTGATGATGCTGCCCGTAATATGGGTGCTGGAGCATTGTCTGAGGAAGACGTTAAACCTGGTGGAGAGACGGTGTTTGACTCCAGCAATGTGCCTACAGAGTGTCTTCAAAATGATGAAGCAGCTTTACCCAACTCGGAGGCAGTTTGTGAAAATCAAACAGTTGTGGTTGAGAATCTTAGAAATTCACAAAACCTGGATGCAGATGCTGATGACCAAATAGTCAACACAAAAACCAATGAGGGCCAAAATGCAGGTGAGCGAATGACCTCTTCACCAGTGACACAAAGAAGTGAAAGCCGATGTATAGTTAATGCTACTGGTGAGGATGAAATTATGATAGAGGAACAGATGGACGTGTCAAGCGTAGTGGCGAGTGCGAGTGATGCAGAACATATTGTTATAGGAGCAAAAGTCGAAGGAGATGATGTAACGATGGAGAAACCAAGTGACAATTTAGGTGAAAATGATGATGGGTTACAAGCCAACTGAATGGTGGGAAAGCAGGGTTTTTGTATATGTGGATGTTTAAGAAGTTTTTGGGGACTCAAAATGTTTGACATGATTCTTTGAGTGCAACTCCATTTCTTGGcctactttgtttcatttttctGTCTTTCTAATTTTGTTGCACTCAAAATAGAACAGGGAAATGAGGCTGCGCCTGGTTGTCACCAAAGTGCAGTGTTAGATGTTGTccggaaaaaaaatttgcagtGTTCAAAAACTTGGCTCCCGGGATCTGCTGTGACCGAGCTCAGGATGGGTTCTGGGACTGGTGGCTTAGCTAGTGATGGCATCGGGTCTAACTCGAGGTGGGTTTTTACTCTGTTTGGTATTTATTCTCGGAATAGATTTTTGGGTCTAGAATACATTCTGAAGTGAGAAACTAGAGAAGAATTAGATTTCAGAATGTGTTCCGGACCTAGAATCTATTTCAAGAATACGGACCAAACGTGTGTGGTTCCGCATCAAATGTGCTCCTAACCCTTTAAAGAGGTCAGACCCAATCTTAAGAGGGCTTGGGGCACCAGTTACCCCAATATTGCCAATCCCTAAACTTGACTGGTCATATGTGGATTGCCAAAGCATAGTAGGGCATTCCTCTCGCGTTTTGTTTGCTTCACCACTAATGAGTTACTATTGTTGACAaagtttaaaaagaaaaaccaatgtGATCAACCCAGGTAAAGATCTGACTTTTTTTTGCCTAGGCTTTATAAACAATTCAGTATGGCTGTGGCTTGAGATGAATCTGTTTTTCAAGCCTTGAAGATG
This window harbors:
- the LOC122661935 gene encoding uncharacterized protein LOC122661935 isoform X1; this translates as MIDTKKKKKKGLIKEEDVSVILQRYTATTIIALIQEVAQFADVKIDWNSLVKKTSTGISNAREYQMLWRYLAYSHTLLDKSEDGAEPLDDDDSDLEYDLEAFPPVSSETAIEAAACAKVLTASGLPSDSGVPNQSTIEAPLTINIPNGANITVPVSVQKQPLATVTTAEGLDVNGSANVSMPARRKRKLWTAEEDMELIAAVQKCGEGNWANILKGDFKGDRTASQLSQRWAIIRKRQANSNLGVVSNSGSQLSEAQLAARRAVSLALNMPMMDGLSTACSVAAMNSNPPSSSSLPPASAEASPASNTPMEATTKSAIGSNSSQAQQSQQPPHQIAGSLQTGASNSTPRSRVSLKKTSTPPVKPALGPNPMVQAAAVAAGARIATPSTAASLLKAAQSKNAVHIRPGGNSLIKTSVASGTKPLTTSHAGPRPNVHYIRTATAPSQPANHNGVSPAVPPLGSSQQTNGNSVRPATPTGQLPPASAAPSSNLAAHQTTTTSAVGVTSSVTVECKSDDAARNMGAGALSEEDVKPGGETVFDSSNVPTECLQNDEAALPNSEAVCENQTVVVENLRNSQNLDADADDQIVNTKTNEGQNAGERMTSSPVTQRSESRCIVNATGEDEIMIEEQMDVSSVVASASDAEHIVIGAKVEGDDVTMEKPSDNLGENDDGLQAN
- the LOC122661935 gene encoding uncharacterized protein LOC122661935 isoform X2; protein product: MIDTKKKKKKGLIKEEDVSVILQRYTATTIIALIQEVAQFADVKIDWNSLVKKTSTGISNAREYQMLWRYLAYSHTLLDKSEDGAEPLDDDSDLEYDLEAFPPVSSETAIEAAACAKVLTASGLPSDSGVPNQSTIEAPLTINIPNGANITVPVSVQKQPLATVTTAEGLDVNGSANVSMPARRKRKLWTAEEDMELIAAVQKCGEGNWANILKGDFKGDRTASQLSQRWAIIRKRQANSNLGVVSNSGSQLSEAQLAARRAVSLALNMPMMDGLSTACSVAAMNSNPPSSSSLPPASAEASPASNTPMEATTKSAIGSNSSQAQQSQQPPHQIAGSLQTGASNSTPRSRVSLKKTSTPPVKPALGPNPMVQAAAVAAGARIATPSTAASLLKAAQSKNAVHIRPGGNSLIKTSVASGTKPLTTSHAGPRPNVHYIRTATAPSQPANHNGVSPAVPPLGSSQQTNGNSVRPATPTGQLPPASAAPSSNLAAHQTTTTSAVGVTSSVTVECKSDDAARNMGAGALSEEDVKPGGETVFDSSNVPTECLQNDEAALPNSEAVCENQTVVVENLRNSQNLDADADDQIVNTKTNEGQNAGERMTSSPVTQRSESRCIVNATGEDEIMIEEQMDVSSVVASASDAEHIVIGAKVEGDDVTMEKPSDNLGENDDGLQAN